The genomic window CCGGCGTCGACGCGGAACCCGCGCGCCCCGACGCGCTCGACGACGACCTCCGGGGCGGGTCCGGGACGGTCGGGGCTCCGGCGACCCCTGGTCCGGGCTCGGCCGCGGCCGCTGTCGGGCTTGGGCAGCACCCGCACGCGGCCGTCGGCGGGCTGGACGAGGTCGATCCGACCGGGCTCGCCGATGCGCAGCGCGAGCGCCGCGCTCTCGACGGCCGGCGTCGCGAGCGGAAGGTCGTCGACCGGGATCACCCGGTGGCTTCGCGCCGCGTAGGGACCCACCCGCCCATCGGAGTCGACGTGCAGGCTCACCCGCGTGCGCCAGCCGGCGCCGTCGTCGCTCTCGGCCTCCGACCCCGCCCCGCCGGCCGGCGCGATCGCCGCCGCGGGGTCGGCGAAGCCGCCGAATCGCCGAAGCGCGTCGAGGAGCACGCGCTGCTTCAGCTCGCGCTGGTGGCCGAGCTCGATGTGCCCGAAGTCGGCGCCGCCGGGGCGCAGCTCGGGAGCGACCGAGATGTCGGCCTGACGCCAGATGTGCGGCCTGCGGTGGGGGGAGGCATCCAGGACCTCGACCGCCTCGCCGCGCCAGAAGGAGTTCTTGCCGGTGTCGGTGATCCGCACACGCACCCGCTCGCCGGGGATCGCGTCGGGCACGAACACCACGCGCCCCTGATGCCGGGCGACGAAGACGCCGCCGTGGGCGACGTCCCCGATCTCCAGATCGATCGTCCGCCCCGCGTCGCCTGTCGAATCCGTCACGAGGGAGAGCCTACGGTGGACGCATGCGCGTGTGCCTCGCCTCGACCTCGCCCGCCCGGCTGATGCTTCTCCAGCAGTTCGGGATCCGGCCGCTCACCGTGGCCCCGGACGTCGACGAGGAGTCGGTGGTCGCAGCGGTCGAGGCATCCGAGGGGCGCACCCTCGCACCCGACGAGCATGTTCTCCTGCTCGCCCGCCGCAAGGCGGCCGACGTCGCCGCGCGGCTGGCCGACGACATCCCGGGCTTCGACGGCATCGTGATCGGCGGCGACTCGATGTTCGAGATCGGCGGCGACGTGCTCGGCAAGCCCCACACGCCCGAGAACGCCATCGCCCGCTGGCATGCGTTGCGCGGACGCACCGGCGTGCTCCACTCCGGGCATGCGGTTATCCGGCTCGAGCCGGGCGCCGCGGCGCAGGAGGTCCACGCGGTCGCCGAGGCATCCGTCACCTTCGCCGGCGACGTGACGGATGCCGAGATCGAGGCGTACGTCGACTCGGGCGAACCGCTGCACGTCGCCGGCGCCTTCACGGTCGACAGCCTGGGCGGGGCCTTCATCACCCGCGTCGAGGGGGATCCGTCGACGGTGGTCGGGATGTCGGTGTCGACCCTGCGGGCGCTCGTGCGCGAGCTGGGCGTCGAGTGGACGGCGCTCTGGCACACGGCAGACCCGTCGCTCGAGCGGACGGATGTCGGAGACGCCAGGTCGTAGCCCTCCCGGGCCACCGTTCGTCGTTGTGGGAGGAATCCCACGTTTCGGGCCGCTTCTTGTACGAACCAGTCAAAACCACGGCCTTGCCCGTCGGTAGGCTGGCATCCATGCCTCAGATCACCAAGGTTCTCGTTGCCAACCGCGGTGAGATCGCGGTCCGCGTCGTCCGAGCCGCCCGCGATGCCGGAAAGTCGTCGGTCGCGGTCTACGCCGACCAGGACCGCGACGCCATGCACGTGCGCCTCGCCGACGAGGCGTACGCGCTCGAGGGCACCACCAGCGCCGAGACGTACCTGTCGATCGACAAGATCCTGTCCGTCGCCCGGCGCGCCGGCGCCGACGCGGTGCACCCCGGCTACGGCTTCCTCGCCGAGAACGCCGACTTCGCCCGCGCCGTCATCGCGGCGGGGCTCGTCTGGATCGGCCCGTCGCCCGACGCGATCGAGGCCCTCGGCGACAAGGTCACCGCCCGCAAGGTCGCCGAGAAGGTCGGCGCGCCGCTCGCCCCCGGCACGCCCGGTCCGGTGTCGGGCGCCGACGAGGTCGTGGCCTTCGCCGAAGAGGTCGGCCTGCCGATCGCGATCAAGGCGGCCTACGGCGGCGGGGGCCGCGGGCTCAAGGTCGCCCGCACGCTCGACGAGGTCCCCGAGATGTTCGAGTCGGCGACGCGCGAGGCGATCACCGCCTTCGGCCGCGGCGAGTGCTTCGTCGAGAAGTACCTCGACAAGCCGCGTCACGTCGAGACGCAGTGCCTCGCGGATGCCGCGGGCAACGTCGTCGTGATCTCGACGCGCGACTGTTCGCTGCAGCGTCGTCACCAGAAGCTGGTCGAGGAGGCCCCGGCGCCGTTCCTGACCGACGAGCAGAACACGACCCTGTACGAGGCGTCGAAGGCCATCCTCAAGGAGGTCGGCTACGTCGGCGCGGGCACGTGCGAGTTCCTCATCGGCGCCGACGGAACCATCTCGTTCCTCGAGGTGAACACGCGCCTCCAGGTGGAGCACCCCGTGTCGGAGGAGATCACCGGCGTCGACCTGGTGCGCGAGCAGTTCCGCCTCGCCGAGGGCGAGGATCTCGGCTACGACGACCCGGTCGCCGACGGCCACTCGATCGAGTTCCGCATCAACGGCGAGGACGCCGGCCGCGGGTTCCTCCCCCAGCCCGGCCCGATCCACGTCTTCAAGACGTTCGGCGGTCCCGGCATCCGCCTCGACTCGGGCGTCACGGCAGGCGACAGCGTCTCCGGCGCGTTCGACTCGCTCCTGGCGAAGATCATCGTCACCGGCCGCGACCGCGCCGAGGCCCTCGAGCGCTCGCGTCGCGCGCTCGACGAGTTCGAGGTCGCCGGCATGCCGACGGTCCTCCCGTTCCACCGCAAGGTGGTCCGCGACCCGGCGTTCACCGCCGAGGACGGGAACTTCGGGGTGTTCACCCGGTGGATCGAGACGGAGTTCGTCAACGACATCGCACCGTGGGACGGCGAGCTCGAATCGCCCAAGCCGAGCGAGAACCGCCACACGGTCGTCGTCGAGGTCGCGGGCAAGCGCCTCGAAGTGAGCCTGCCCGACCGGGTCGTCGCCACGCCCGGCGTCTCCGGACGCCCGGCTGCGGTGCCGCCGTCGCGCCGCTCGCACTCGCCGTCCGTGGTCTCGGGCGCATCCGGAGATGCCGTCAAGGCGCCGATGCAGGCCACGATCGTCAAGGTCGCGGTCGAAGAGGGCCAGCAGGTCGTCAAGGGCGACCTCGTGGTCGTGCTCGAGGCGATGAAGATGGAGCAGCCCATCCAGGCCCACAAGGACGGCACCATCGGCGCGATCAACGCCTCGGCGGGCACCACGGTCTCGGCCGGGCACCAGCTGCTCACGATCTCCTGACGCGCTCTCCCCGGCCTGCGGCGTGGCCGCGCGCCTCGACCGCCCACGCCGGTCGGCACTCTCTGCTGCAGCCGAGAGTGCGCAAACAACCGATGGGCACGGCTCACGGCCGTCAATCGCGCCCTCTCGGCCGGTCTGGGTCCAGCCAGGGAGAGCGGATGCCGCGGCTCAGGCACCGTAGATCGTGTGGTCGACGACGTGCATGGCGCGCGCGGCATCCGTGATGCTGCCCGACAGCGACGGGTAGACCGCGAAGACGCGCGAGACCTGGTCGACCGTGAGGCGGCGCTCGACGGCGATGGCGATCGGGTAGATCAGCTCGGAGGCGCGCGGTCCGACGATCACGCCGCCCACGACGCTGCCGCTGCCCTGCCGGGCGATCAGCTTCACGAAGCCGTCCTTGATCCCCATCATCTTCGCGCGCGGGTTCGCGGCGAGCGGGAGCTTGTGCACGACGGCGTTGATCAGCCCCTCGGCGATGTCCTTCTCCTGCCAGCCGATCGTGGCGATCTCGGGCGCGGTGAAGATGTTCGAGGTGATGCGACGGCGCTCGAGCGGGATCACGACGTCGCCGAGTGCGTGGAACACGGCCGTGCGTCCCTGCATCGAGGCGACCGAGGCCAGCGGCACGAACGTCGTGCAGTCGCCCGC from Microbacterium sulfonylureivorans includes these protein-coding regions:
- a CDS encoding class I SAM-dependent RNA methyltransferase, which gives rise to MTDSTGDAGRTIDLEIGDVAHGGVFVARHQGRVVFVPDAIPGERVRVRITDTGKNSFWRGEAVEVLDASPHRRPHIWRQADISVAPELRPGGADFGHIELGHQRELKQRVLLDALRRFGGFADPAAAIAPAGGAGSEAESDDGAGWRTRVSLHVDSDGRVGPYAARSHRVIPVDDLPLATPAVESAALALRIGEPGRIDLVQPADGRVRVLPKPDSGRGRARTRGRRSPDRPGPAPEVVVERVGARGFRVDAGGFWQVHRLAAATLTSTVDAALRGLGSDVEWDADAWHLDLYGGVGLFAATIAGVGGAATRVTTVESDARATEHAGENLAEWVGARAETGRVDRWLARVAAEASAADRDRLTRGVVLLDPPRAGAGREVVETVASLAPAAVVYVACDPVALARDLATFRTAGYETTGVQALDLFPNSHHIEAVATLTPVGRRR
- a CDS encoding Maf family protein; this translates as MRVCLASTSPARLMLLQQFGIRPLTVAPDVDEESVVAAVEASEGRTLAPDEHVLLLARRKAADVAARLADDIPGFDGIVIGGDSMFEIGGDVLGKPHTPENAIARWHALRGRTGVLHSGHAVIRLEPGAAAQEVHAVAEASVTFAGDVTDAEIEAYVDSGEPLHVAGAFTVDSLGGAFITRVEGDPSTVVGMSVSTLRALVRELGVEWTALWHTADPSLERTDVGDARS
- a CDS encoding acetyl/propionyl/methylcrotonyl-CoA carboxylase subunit alpha, whose amino-acid sequence is MPQITKVLVANRGEIAVRVVRAARDAGKSSVAVYADQDRDAMHVRLADEAYALEGTTSAETYLSIDKILSVARRAGADAVHPGYGFLAENADFARAVIAAGLVWIGPSPDAIEALGDKVTARKVAEKVGAPLAPGTPGPVSGADEVVAFAEEVGLPIAIKAAYGGGGRGLKVARTLDEVPEMFESATREAITAFGRGECFVEKYLDKPRHVETQCLADAAGNVVVISTRDCSLQRRHQKLVEEAPAPFLTDEQNTTLYEASKAILKEVGYVGAGTCEFLIGADGTISFLEVNTRLQVEHPVSEEITGVDLVREQFRLAEGEDLGYDDPVADGHSIEFRINGEDAGRGFLPQPGPIHVFKTFGGPGIRLDSGVTAGDSVSGAFDSLLAKIIVTGRDRAEALERSRRALDEFEVAGMPTVLPFHRKVVRDPAFTAEDGNFGVFTRWIETEFVNDIAPWDGELESPKPSENRHTVVVEVAGKRLEVSLPDRVVATPGVSGRPAAVPPSRRSHSPSVVSGASGDAVKAPMQATIVKVAVEEGQQVVKGDLVVVLEAMKMEQPIQAHKDGTIGAINASAGTTVSAGHQLLTIS